Proteins from a genomic interval of Treponema brennaborense DSM 12168:
- a CDS encoding ribonucleotide-diphosphate reductase subunit beta, with product MDLIKRPLFNPDGDADVRLRSMVGGNTTNLNDFNNMKYQWVSDWYRQAMNNFWIPEEINLSQDTKDYPHLDEAERTAYDKILSFLIFLDSIQTANLPNVGEYITANEVNLCLSIQTFQECVHSQSYSYMLDTICSPEQRNEILYQWKTDERLLKRNTFIGGCYNDFQEHKDFFRFMKVLIANYILEGIYFYSGFMFFYNLARNGKMPGSAQEIRYINRDENTHLWLFKNIILELKKERPDMFTEEKVASYAEMLKEGVRQEIEWGEYVIGDDIPGLTRKMVRDYITYLGNLRWTNLDFPPLYPGFDTEPEDMAWVSAYSNANMVKTDFFEARSTAYAKSTALVDDL from the coding sequence ATGGATTTAATAAAACGGCCGCTTTTCAACCCCGACGGAGACGCCGACGTGCGTCTGCGCAGTATGGTGGGCGGCAACACCACGAACCTGAACGATTTTAACAACATGAAATACCAGTGGGTTTCCGATTGGTATCGGCAGGCAATGAACAATTTCTGGATACCCGAAGAAATCAATCTTTCGCAAGATACTAAAGATTATCCCCATCTGGACGAGGCTGAACGCACCGCGTACGATAAGATTCTGTCTTTTCTGATATTTTTGGATTCAATCCAGACGGCAAATCTGCCGAACGTCGGCGAATATATCACCGCAAACGAAGTCAATCTGTGCTTGAGTATTCAGACTTTTCAGGAATGCGTGCATTCGCAAAGCTATTCGTACATGCTCGACACGATTTGCTCACCTGAACAGCGCAACGAGATTCTGTATCAGTGGAAAACCGACGAACGGCTGCTCAAGCGCAATACGTTCATCGGCGGCTGCTACAATGATTTTCAGGAACACAAGGATTTTTTCCGTTTCATGAAAGTGCTTATCGCGAACTATATCCTTGAAGGAATTTATTTTTATTCGGGTTTCATGTTCTTCTATAATCTGGCGCGCAACGGAAAAATGCCCGGCTCCGCACAGGAAATCCGCTATATCAATCGCGATGAAAACACGCATTTGTGGCTGTTCAAAAATATCATTCTGGAACTCAAAAAGGAACGTCCGGATATGTTCACGGAAGAGAAAGTCGCCTCGTACGCGGAAATGCTGAAAGAAGGCGTGCGGCAGGAGATTGAATGGGGCGAATACGTCATCGGCGACGATATACCCGGTTTGACCAGAAAAATGGTACGCGATTACATCACGTATCTGGGAAATCTGCGCTGGACGAATCTTGATTTTCCGCCGCTCTATCCGGGATTCGATACTGAGCCGGAAGATATGGCGTGGGTCAGCGCGTATTCAAACGCAAATATGGTTAAAACCGATTTTTTTGAAGCCCGATCCACTGCGTATGCAAAAAGCACCGCACTCGTCGACGATCTGTAA
- a CDS encoding DUF2871 domain-containing protein, translating into MKRLISVSFAYAIAAMCGGVFFREFTKFTGFTGITALSVVHTHLFVLGMLFFLIAALCSAVFPLMEQKKFRVFMITYNIGVPLLAVMLLIRGVFEVLGTDLSSAADAAVAGVAGLGHVLAGVGIIFFFLALFQAVSSGRN; encoded by the coding sequence ATGAAACGTCTGATTTCTGTCTCGTTTGCCTATGCGATAGCAGCCATGTGCGGCGGTGTGTTTTTCCGTGAATTTACAAAATTTACGGGATTTACCGGAATTACGGCGTTGTCTGTCGTTCATACGCATTTATTTGTGCTCGGCATGTTGTTTTTTCTTATTGCCGCATTGTGTTCGGCGGTTTTTCCCCTTATGGAGCAGAAAAAATTCCGCGTGTTTATGATAACGTACAATATCGGCGTACCGCTGTTGGCGGTGATGCTTTTGATCCGCGGTGTTTTTGAAGTGCTCGGAACCGATTTGTCTTCTGCGGCTGACGCTGCCGTAGCGGGTGTTGCCGGCCTCGGTCATGTTCTGGCAGGTGTCGGCATCATTTTCTTTTTCCTCGCACTGTTTCAGGCGGTCTCTTCCGGACGGAACTGA
- a CDS encoding DNA repair helicase XPB — MQYDNPLIVQSDRTLLLDVHAPRAAECRASLIPFAELERSPEHLHTYRLTPLSLWNAASAGFSPEDAVAVLNEFARYDVPQSVTMWIRETAGRFGKLRLVPAPSMDVPALPSALFSAGGNDSAAASELAAESAAGRTVREEFLYLVTESKAVFREIAANPAACKLLTECTYREPAAVSESAAASESVVPPVSEAEKRFCFTLRLTDRGTVKQELLRLGWPVKDDVPLVDGEPLDIELRERTVSGKPFEIRNYQNEAADALVGDKRPGTGFGTIVLPCGAGKTIVGMNIMNRLKTSTLIITTNISAVHQWIDELLDKTSLAPDQISEYTGESKTIKPVTVATYQILTWRPEKDAPYPHFQIFRERAWGLIIYDEVHMLPAPVFRVAAELQAVRRVGLTATLVREDGCEGHVFSLVGPKRYDVPWKELEHSGWIATAECVEVRIDLPADTEIEYAVADSRKKHRIASENPAKTPVVQELIKRFPEDKILIIGQYLDQLAELARLLNAPVITGKTPTAERDRIYADFRNGVIQVLVVSKVANFAIDLPDASMAIQVSGTFGSRQEEAQRLGRILRPKERTSRFFTLITRNTVEEEFGSNRQKFLAEQGYSYRIIRYAEPDDLDELSAPLALPGTGGRGDCV, encoded by the coding sequence ATGCAATATGATAATCCGCTTATCGTTCAAAGCGACCGGACGCTGCTGCTCGACGTGCACGCACCGCGTGCGGCGGAATGCCGCGCTTCCCTGATTCCCTTTGCGGAACTGGAACGGTCGCCCGAACATTTACATACATACCGGCTGACGCCGCTTTCGTTGTGGAACGCGGCGAGCGCGGGATTTTCTCCCGAAGACGCGGTCGCCGTGCTGAACGAATTCGCCCGCTACGACGTGCCGCAGTCGGTTACGATGTGGATACGGGAAACGGCCGGCCGTTTCGGTAAATTGCGGCTGGTTCCCGCTCCGTCGATGGACGTTCCGGCGCTCCCGTCGGCTTTATTTTCCGCCGGCGGAAACGATTCCGCGGCTGCAAGTGAACTTGCCGCGGAGAGCGCGGCGGGACGTACGGTTCGTGAAGAATTTTTGTATCTGGTAACCGAATCGAAGGCCGTATTCCGTGAAATAGCGGCAAACCCCGCCGCGTGCAAGCTGCTCACGGAATGCACGTATCGGGAACCTGCCGCGGTTTCCGAATCAGCCGCGGCGTCTGAAAGCGTCGTGCCGCCGGTCAGCGAAGCCGAAAAACGGTTCTGTTTTACGCTGCGTCTGACCGATCGGGGAACGGTCAAGCAGGAACTGCTGCGTTTGGGTTGGCCGGTCAAGGACGACGTTCCGCTCGTTGACGGCGAACCGCTCGATATCGAACTGCGCGAACGGACTGTTTCGGGCAAACCGTTTGAAATCAGGAATTATCAGAACGAAGCCGCCGACGCGCTGGTCGGCGACAAACGGCCGGGAACCGGCTTCGGCACGATCGTACTGCCGTGCGGAGCGGGAAAAACGATCGTCGGCATGAATATCATGAATCGGCTCAAAACGAGTACGCTCATCATTACGACGAACATTTCGGCGGTGCATCAATGGATAGACGAACTGCTCGACAAAACGAGTCTGGCTCCGGATCAAATTTCCGAATACACCGGCGAATCGAAGACGATTAAACCGGTAACGGTCGCGACGTATCAGATTCTGACGTGGCGGCCGGAAAAAGACGCGCCGTATCCGCACTTTCAGATTTTCCGCGAACGCGCCTGGGGTTTGATTATTTACGATGAAGTTCACATGCTGCCGGCGCCCGTGTTTCGGGTGGCGGCGGAACTGCAGGCGGTGCGCCGCGTCGGCCTTACGGCTACGCTCGTCCGCGAAGACGGCTGCGAAGGCCACGTGTTCAGCTTGGTAGGCCCCAAACGCTACGACGTTCCGTGGAAAGAATTGGAGCATTCCGGCTGGATTGCAACGGCCGAATGCGTTGAAGTGCGCATCGATCTTCCGGCTGATACCGAAATAGAATACGCGGTCGCCGATTCGCGCAAGAAACATCGGATTGCAAGCGAAAATCCGGCCAAAACGCCGGTCGTGCAGGAACTGATAAAACGGTTCCCCGAAGATAAGATTCTGATCATCGGGCAGTATCTGGATCAGCTTGCGGAACTCGCCCGCCTGCTGAACGCACCGGTGATAACGGGCAAAACGCCGACGGCCGAACGCGACCGGATTTATGCGGATTTCAGAAACGGCGTGATTCAGGTGCTCGTGGTTTCAAAGGTTGCGAATTTTGCCATCGACTTGCCTGACGCCTCAATGGCGATTCAGGTTTCTGGTACGTTCGGAAGCCGGCAGGAAGAAGCGCAGCGGCTGGGGCGGATTCTGCGTCCCAAAGAGCGGACGTCCCGTTTTTTTACGCTTATCACGCGCAATACGGTGGAGGAAGAATTCGGCTCGAACCGGCAGAAATTCCTTGCCGAACAGGGATACTCGTATCGTATTATCCGGTATGCGGAGCCGGACGATCTTGACGAACTGTCCGCGCCGCTTGCCCTTCCCGGAACGGGCGGCCGAGGAGACTGCGTATGA
- a CDS encoding outer membrane beta-barrel protein has translation MKKVYVIIFTLFTVIWSGSALTFGIRGGVSYGLGTSWSDFGANFSGNFSVRDDIPIGGNIAVYSAFPVNGFLFFQPEFSFMINNGMGVSIKESGLSTSMQLKYSSLDIPILVGFSFHSFNKMRLCFLGGLYLSFPLGEMEVSTSSDGKTERVAISSGLIWGVTGGISSVIPFKTGAFIVDLRYLSDFRSIEVAYISMFTRRTFVLSVGYEFRF, from the coding sequence ATGAAAAAGGTGTATGTAATTATTTTTACGTTGTTTACAGTCATATGGAGCGGTTCTGCATTAACTTTCGGTATTCGCGGAGGTGTTTCATACGGATTAGGTACCTCTTGGTCTGATTTTGGTGCGAATTTTTCCGGTAATTTTTCTGTTAGAGATGATATTCCCATAGGTGGAAACATAGCAGTATACAGTGCTTTTCCGGTAAATGGTTTTCTTTTTTTTCAACCGGAGTTTTCTTTTATGATAAACAACGGTATGGGGGTAAGCATCAAAGAGTCAGGACTTTCGACGAGTATGCAGTTAAAATATTCGTCCCTTGATATTCCGATTCTTGTCGGATTCTCCTTCCACTCTTTCAATAAAATGAGGTTATGTTTTCTTGGCGGATTATATCTTTCATTCCCCTTGGGAGAAATGGAAGTGAGCACTTCCTCTGACGGAAAAACGGAGAGAGTTGCCATTTCGTCTGGACTCATTTGGGGGGTTACCGGTGGCATTTCCTCGGTAATCCCTTTTAAAACCGGAGCCTTTATTGTCGATTTACGGTATCTTTCTGATTTTCGTTCTATAGAAGTAGCATACATATCTATGTTTACAAGACGAACATTCGTCCTGTCAGTAGGATACGAATTCCGGTTTTAA
- a CDS encoding helicase-associated domain-containing protein, producing the protein MTLSNSRSGVESPQNEQVRKVLLWRESLARLPDTHFFELIRMYLGEVKTPYNKQKLIESLGAFLHRPENKRTIAALLSAGDMQIVSAVFFIPAASQEKLSDFFTGTFSFAELYERLMNLEERLLLFRYADAQTGRTVFGTNPLLDDILRPLADIRYLLPPTGPYEHRVRDEPQLSAQLLAALLSFAASDADMCKLDGSFKKRTVQRLADVFPWVKDERSVPFFQTVIAALKNLSILRQNGKGLQPDFRRAASFAAQSEAAQYAYLAAAAGGHCSRSELQKRAQYVLDILAAVPADGFTRKILERSEFLVKHRNKGAAAEGAGKSRFARMLERSASAAENDGPAHGPEDVSVPDGGLPAVSLTESAIRLGLLRYAGTLPAGKSDGEVVYVPALPCGATAFCETVAAASSDAGTGLSAATDTESATSTEAATSTDTARSDLSARGALTRNVLTIDAGFSVTMMPGLPLSRMIPLIRCMDIVRFDTVSVFEITKQSCLRAFDDGLSPEDIVAAFSPFLPYQLPQNLVVSMEDWARSYNAAALYKGYILHVTDGSRLIENNPAIAPYIRKTLAPGLFLLDFADDAEASDVIARSGLDSIGSVKTAAQTAVPVPFLPLGKGRSDFSKSPSASAGGGAVCGGCDTSGVTAASGGAALGYGGLRAETERSDFFNSMRAELDALNLPREQADGLKSRIERKIILNAQQLRGDSVRSEKIEAGGMDFLGKIHVAEHAISTGNMLELVFEDATGGSRSVIVGMPIAIEKKQGDALLCIKVEPGQNVETRSIGQASFVRRLRGAIFREI; encoded by the coding sequence ATGACGCTTTCAAACAGCCGTTCCGGTGTTGAATCGCCTCAGAACGAGCAGGTGCGCAAAGTGCTTTTGTGGCGCGAATCGCTTGCGCGGCTTCCGGATACTCATTTTTTCGAGTTGATACGCATGTATTTGGGCGAAGTCAAAACGCCGTATAACAAACAGAAACTGATCGAGTCGCTCGGTGCGTTTCTGCATCGTCCCGAAAATAAACGCACTATCGCCGCGCTGCTTTCCGCCGGTGATATGCAGATCGTCAGCGCCGTTTTTTTTATTCCGGCTGCGTCGCAGGAAAAGCTGTCCGATTTTTTTACCGGAACGTTTTCGTTCGCGGAATTGTACGAGCGGCTGATGAATCTTGAAGAACGCCTGCTCCTGTTTCGGTATGCCGACGCGCAGACCGGCCGCACGGTGTTCGGAACGAATCCGCTGCTCGACGACATACTGCGGCCGCTTGCGGATATCAGATATCTGCTGCCGCCGACCGGCCCGTACGAGCACCGCGTGCGCGACGAGCCGCAGCTGTCCGCACAGCTGCTGGCGGCGCTGCTGTCGTTCGCGGCGTCTGACGCGGATATGTGCAAACTGGACGGATCGTTTAAAAAGCGTACGGTGCAGCGTCTGGCGGATGTTTTTCCGTGGGTAAAGGACGAGCGCAGCGTGCCGTTTTTTCAGACTGTTATCGCGGCGTTGAAAAATCTTTCAATTCTGCGGCAGAACGGAAAAGGGCTGCAGCCCGATTTTCGCCGTGCCGCTTCGTTCGCCGCACAAAGCGAAGCCGCTCAATACGCGTACCTTGCGGCGGCTGCCGGCGGCCACTGCTCGCGCTCCGAATTGCAGAAACGGGCGCAGTACGTCCTCGATATTCTCGCCGCCGTGCCGGCGGACGGCTTTACCCGGAAAATACTCGAGCGTTCCGAATTTCTGGTAAAACACCGGAATAAAGGCGCAGCGGCGGAGGGTGCCGGAAAGAGCCGTTTTGCCCGTATGCTTGAGCGTTCCGCGTCCGCTGCGGAAAACGACGGTCCGGCTCATGGCCCGGAAGACGTTTCAGTTCCGGACGGCGGATTGCCGGCCGTGTCGCTTACGGAAAGCGCAATCCGCTTGGGGCTGCTCCGGTATGCAGGGACATTGCCGGCCGGTAAAAGCGACGGCGAGGTCGTGTACGTTCCCGCGCTTCCGTGCGGCGCGACGGCGTTTTGTGAAACGGTCGCGGCCGCATCCTCCGACGCAGGCACGGGATTGTCTGCGGCAACGGACACAGAATCGGCAACAAGCACGGAAGCGGCAACGAGCACGGACACGGCGCGGTCGGATCTTTCGGCCCGGGGTGCGCTGACGCGGAACGTATTGACGATCGACGCAGGATTTTCCGTTACGATGATGCCCGGCTTGCCGCTGAGCCGGATGATTCCGCTGATTCGCTGCATGGACATCGTGCGGTTTGACACCGTGTCCGTTTTTGAGATTACCAAACAGTCGTGCCTGCGGGCGTTCGACGACGGACTCTCTCCCGAAGATATCGTCGCGGCTTTTTCGCCGTTCCTTCCGTATCAGCTGCCGCAGAATTTAGTCGTTTCAATGGAAGATTGGGCGCGTTCGTATAACGCCGCCGCGCTGTATAAAGGATATATTCTGCACGTAACGGACGGCAGCAGGCTGATAGAAAACAATCCGGCAATCGCGCCGTATATCAGAAAGACGCTCGCTCCCGGATTGTTTTTGCTCGATTTTGCCGACGACGCGGAGGCTTCGGACGTTATCGCGCGGAGCGGGCTGGATTCAATTGGTTCGGTTAAAACGGCGGCGCAAACGGCTGTGCCCGTGCCGTTTTTACCGCTCGGTAAAGGCCGATCCGATTTTTCCAAATCTCCTTCGGCATCGGCTGGCGGCGGTGCTGTGTGCGGCGGCTGCGATACTTCCGGTGTTACTGCTGCATCCGGCGGCGCTGCCCTCGGTTACGGCGGACTGCGTGCGGAAACCGAACGGTCGGATTTTTTTAATTCGATGCGGGCCGAACTCGACGCACTGAATCTTCCGCGCGAACAGGCCGACGGACTCAAGTCCCGTATCGAGCGGAAAATCATTTTGAACGCGCAGCAGCTGCGCGGGGATTCGGTCAGATCCGAAAAAATAGAAGCCGGCGGTATGGATTTTCTGGGAAAAATTCACGTAGCCGAGCACGCGATTTCAACCGGCAATATGCTGGAGTTGGTGTTTGAAGACGCGACCGGCGGGTCGCGCAGCGTGATCGTCGGTATGCCGATTGCAATCGAAAAGAAGCAAGGCGACGCGCTGTTGTGCATAAAAGTAGAACCCGGTCAGAATGTGGAAACCCGATCGATCGGGCAGGCGTCGTTTGTGCGTCGTCTGCGCGGTGCGATTTTTCGGGAAATATAG
- a CDS encoding HAD family hydrolase, with protein MSVFFKAVIFDFDGVVANTASDIASSVNAALTEFGFAPIEEQRIITFVGDGARTLLERALAWSKERAPRRVGSRQHGGDFDFETFYRWYVDYYRMHSVEKTVLYPGIAGLLELLQIVSIPAAVVSNKPVAVTREILEKFELTPFFTAVVGPEQIDRIKPAPDGLFLALKMINAARSAAPRSGSADRNVPFERTMYEHNVPYVPILPAETLMVGDSATDIQAGRAAGCATCAVTGGFGNRAALDAERADMSVCLASELMVPFSQV; from the coding sequence ATGAGTGTTTTTTTTAAAGCGGTAATTTTTGATTTCGACGGCGTCGTTGCGAACACGGCGTCTGATATCGCGTCTTCGGTAAACGCGGCTTTGACGGAATTCGGTTTTGCACCGATAGAAGAGCAGCGTATCATTACGTTCGTGGGCGACGGCGCGCGGACGTTGCTTGAACGCGCGCTTGCCTGGTCAAAAGAGCGCGCTCCCCGCCGCGTCGGATCCCGGCAGCACGGCGGTGACTTTGATTTTGAAACGTTTTACCGCTGGTACGTCGACTATTACCGGATGCATTCGGTTGAAAAAACCGTGCTGTATCCGGGTATCGCGGGGTTGCTGGAATTGCTTCAGATCGTTTCAATACCCGCGGCGGTCGTATCGAATAAACCGGTCGCGGTTACACGGGAAATTCTTGAAAAATTCGAGTTGACGCCGTTTTTTACCGCCGTCGTCGGTCCCGAGCAGATCGACCGGATAAAGCCTGCTCCCGACGGGCTTTTTCTTGCGCTTAAAATGATAAACGCCGCGCGATCCGCCGCTCCCCGATCGGGTTCCGCCGATCGAAACGTGCCGTTCGAGCGCACTATGTACGAGCACAACGTGCCGTACGTGCCGATTCTGCCTGCCGAAACGCTTATGGTGGGTGATTCGGCAACGGATATTCAGGCTGGTCGTGCGGCGGGCTGCGCGACTTGCGCCGTGACCGGCGGCTTCGGTAATCGGGCCGCGCTCGATGCGGAACGCGCCGATATGAGTGTCTGTCTCGCGTCCGAACTGATGGTGCCGTTTTCACAGGTGTGA
- a CDS encoding cyclic nucleotide-binding domain-containing protein: MKKILVYSDNDRVIHTVKSACKHFEKLFEPVFFIDAAEAVVFMDYELPEIKILDFSADAGGAEKVLAAIDSDPWLHNGGVIAVTATPAQAQEAEDRKNPNILITQTMYTFTQNFTILLGMLWQNQQFLFTRRMQEQLGAKEQGQFVCGNNPIELRLYTGFLVNYLYCSNRISNDDRFNLFTTLMELLTNALEHGNCEISYQDKSACLEAGGNILELIAERNADPVIAARKIRIDYVIGAERSEFRITDQGAGFDWRSHVSAAPEETHGRGIRLSSDLVKTLSYNEKGNSVSFSISNVRDSTNSVPVAMKPYQEITFAPKQIVCRQNELTNDLYFIVSGRYAVYSNNRLVHVLTPRDMFIGEMSFLLNDRRSASLMSADTGKLIKIPKIDFLQLLRKYPHYGLFLSKLLAARLQTQTQKTVALQSELSRLNGLQPASAENRDAGES; the protein is encoded by the coding sequence ATGAAGAAAATTCTGGTATATTCCGACAACGACCGGGTGATTCACACCGTAAAATCGGCTTGTAAACATTTTGAAAAACTTTTTGAACCGGTATTTTTCATCGACGCGGCGGAAGCCGTCGTATTTATGGATTACGAACTGCCGGAAATAAAAATCTTGGATTTTTCGGCGGATGCGGGCGGAGCCGAAAAAGTATTGGCGGCGATCGATTCCGATCCGTGGCTGCACAACGGCGGCGTTATCGCCGTTACTGCAACACCGGCGCAAGCGCAGGAAGCGGAAGACCGCAAAAATCCGAACATACTTATCACGCAGACGATGTATACGTTCACGCAGAATTTTACCATTCTGCTCGGAATGCTGTGGCAGAACCAACAATTCCTGTTTACGCGGCGAATGCAGGAACAGTTGGGAGCAAAAGAACAAGGACAATTCGTCTGCGGCAACAATCCGATCGAACTGCGCCTGTACACCGGTTTTCTGGTAAACTATCTGTACTGTTCCAACCGTATCAGCAACGACGATCGGTTCAATTTGTTTACGACGCTCATGGAATTGCTGACCAACGCGCTTGAACACGGAAACTGCGAAATTTCGTATCAGGATAAGAGTGCCTGTCTGGAAGCGGGCGGAAACATACTGGAACTGATCGCCGAACGGAACGCGGATCCGGTAATCGCCGCGCGGAAGATAAGGATCGATTACGTTATCGGTGCGGAACGTTCCGAGTTCCGTATCACGGATCAGGGGGCGGGCTTCGATTGGCGGTCGCACGTTTCCGCCGCTCCGGAAGAAACACACGGACGCGGCATACGGCTGTCTTCCGATCTGGTCAAAACGCTTTCATATAATGAAAAAGGCAACAGCGTTTCGTTTTCCATCAGCAACGTACGGGATTCGACGAACTCGGTTCCGGTTGCCATGAAACCGTACCAAGAAATCACGTTTGCACCGAAACAGATTGTGTGCAGACAAAACGAATTAACCAACGACTTATATTTTATCGTATCGGGCCGATACGCCGTTTACTCGAACAACCGATTGGTTCACGTACTTACTCCCCGGGACATGTTCATCGGAGAAATGTCGTTCCTGCTGAACGACCGCCGCTCGGCGTCGCTCATGTCTGCCGATACCGGAAAACTCATCAAGATTCCGAAAATCGACTTTTTGCAGCTCCTGCGTAAATATCCGCATTACGGACTGTTTCTGTCCAAATTGCTCGCCGCACGGCTGCAAACCCAAACGCAGAAAACGGTGGCGCTCCAATCGGAGCTGAGCCGCTTGAACGGGCTACAGCCGGCATCCGCCGAAAACCGCGACGCAGGCGAAAGCTGA